One window of Macadamia integrifolia cultivar HAES 741 unplaced genomic scaffold, SCU_Mint_v3 scaffold2619, whole genome shotgun sequence genomic DNA carries:
- the LOC122066862 gene encoding protein JINGUBANG-like codes for MATWSLGLSRDEPPENEEASTTSTANGGIIPTKEPSFSELYLSPPKISFSGMGPPPLHPPSSSPLALDSMTRTCAITSRARRGSNSNPKPKSSFFRSISNKEPFLPDLSCSPARFSFSGTYPLPLLPASPGPPPPLIPTVTKLGNFQVSHRCISSTLKKDGRLLSMGESNDLVYTGSESNCIRIWKLPDYTETGQLKTKAHMVSTLAVSKNRLFAAYADSKIRVWRRCWEGIPTHVRIATIPNIGSYIRNYIAGKDKKTIKHLGPITSLAMNETEDLFYSASMDKTVKVWRISDLKCVQTIEAHQEPINAIVVGDDGVLYTASEDATVRVWRRNFCGGDRQLHSLTVTLPAKYSPVKALSLATDGDGGILYGGCTDGYIHYWHRGWFTGQLQYCGALSGHSHAVMCLANVANYLVSGSADLTSRVWRRDRDSQHACLAVLRGHRGPISCVTASVNRRGGLGDDGEDECTVCTGSLDGVLKVWEVRITGTTSWNSKPTAAGCSRYL; via the exons atggcgaCATGGTCCCTGGGTCTATCCCGAGATGAGCCTCCAGAAAACGAGGAAGCATCAACAACCTCCACTGCCAATGGAGGAATCATCCCAACGAAAGAACCATCCTTCTCAGAACTATATCTCTCTCCACCTAAAATCAGCTTCTCTGGAATGGGTCCACCTCCACTACACCCACCTTCCTCATCACCACTGGCACTGGACTCTATGACTCGGACTTGTGCCATTACAAGCAGAGCGAGAAGAGGGTCAAACTCAAACCCCAAGCCAAAGTCGTCCTTCTTCAGAAGCATCTCCAACAAGGAACCCTTCTTACCAGACCTCTCCTGTTCCCCTGCTCGATTCAGCTTCTCTGGAACCTACCCTTTACCACTTCTTCCTGCTTCCCCTGGACCTCCTCCTCCACTGATCCCAACTGTAACGAAGCTCGGCAACTTCCAAGTATCCCACAGATGCATCTCTTCTACGCTGAAGAAGGACGGGCGATTACTGTCGATGGGGGAATCCAACGACCTAGTGTACACAGGGTCAGAGAGTAACTGCATTCGGATATGGAAGCTTCCCGATTACACTGAGACTGGACAGCTTAAGACCAAAGCTCACATGGTATCTACATTGGCGGTGTCCAAGAATCGCCTCTTCGCCGCCTATGCCGACTCCAAGATTCGTGTTTGGAGACGCTGCTGGGAAGGAATCCCCACCCATGTTCGTATTGCTACCATTCCCAATATCGGAAGCTATATCCGCAACTACATCGCCGGCAAGGACAAGAAAACG ATAAAGCATTTGGGGCCCATAACGTCACTGGCGATGAATGAGACGGAAGATCTCTTCTACTCTGCTTCAATGGACAAGACCGTGAAGGTTTGGAGAATCTCAGACCTGAAATGCGTCCAAACCATTGAAGCCCATCAGGAGCCGATCAATGCAATCGTGGTGGGCGACGACGGCGTTCTCTATACGGCCTCCGAAGACGCCACCGTCAGGGTATGGCGGAGGAACTTCTGCGGCGGTGATAGGCAATTACACTCTTTGACGGTGACCCTACCGGCCAAGTACTCGCCGGTGAAAGCGTTGAGCCTGGCTACCGATGGAGATGGTGGGATCTTATACGGGGGTTGCACGGACGGGTACATCCACTACTGGCACAGGGGATGGTTCACGGGTCAGTTGCAGTATTGTGGGGCCCTCAGTGGGCATAGCCACGCTGTCATGTGCCTCGCCAACGTGGCTAATTACTTGGTCAGTGGGTCCGCCGACCTGACGTCGAGGGTTTGGAGGAGGGACCGAGATAGCCAGCACGCATGCCTGGCGGTATTGCGAGGTCACAGGGGACCTATCAGCTGCGTGACGGCGTCAGTGAACCGCAGGGGAGGTTTGGGCGACGACGGTGAAGATGAGTGCACGGTGTGCACCGGGAGCCTCGATGGGGTTCTTAAGGTGTGGGAAGTGAGGATCACCGGTACTACTAGTTGGAATTCTAAGCCAACAGCTGCAGGGTGCTCAAGATATCTTTGA